One genomic region from Thermoleptolyngbya sichuanensis A183 encodes:
- a CDS encoding GAF domain-containing protein, producing MPVPDFATLDVLRQYNILDSTPEEGFDGLARLAAQLGGVSVGLIAFLRGDSSALAGEDRYWLKALTGWPENTPCHPLVCLDSTLAAEDGLLVIDLQQDERFVFEPITVGTPAVRFYAGVPLLSPAGAALGVLAVMGWEPGNPSEGLMDGLRLLARQVIAQLELRRRTAALTEAIAQHHAAETEQKLLFSLSAHLACVMGADGYLKRLNPAWRKLLGYTAAELMAKPFLEFIHPDDWEITLNHIQKVVAKGKKVTFQNRCRHRDGSYHRLQWRIGPLQDRQLLCATASEVSADAPLDPKPPQYDLLSDLAFALNQHSIAAVTDPQGKILYANDKFCEISWYSREELIGQDHRLISSGYHSREFFRDMWQTISSGNVWRGEICNRAKNNILYWVDTTIVPILDETGKPQRYIALRTDITERKEAEQELKARSHLAELGAAVGVTLSQGGTVIDILKRCTAQLVQYLDAHSAYVWTLNPETRLLELQASTGGYSCPKEFQNRIPIGISVIGYAAQTRQPYLTDNVLNDMCIGSKDWLEQERIVGFAAYPLVTEDRLIGVMALFSHLPFAQTVHKTLGWISNSLAVAIDRTLAREELLSRREALLFRLASQIRASLDLEAILETTVSEVWSLLQVDRCQFLWCRSTLEATRLEITHEARNPALLSLLGDYPLGPGRVLGEKVLNLEMVRIADGRPGAVEPGLLEVLNRADAVAHLLMPLETRSHKLGAIACYHSSPRAWTDSEVELLQAVADQVAIAIDQAELYAHSREAAIAAEAQAAQLSQTLQHLQQTQAHLIQSEKMSSLGQMVAGIAHEINNPVNFINGNLVHANNYTKDLLHLLNLYQNHIPDPPDEVAQALQSIDLDFIADDLPKLMTSMKIGADRIRQIVLSLRNFSRLDEAEKKPVDIHEGIDSTLLILQNRLKNHAEGTGIDVEKEYGSLPKVECYAGQLNQVFMNILVNAIDALEECPPPRRITISTEFVPQPAIALAPPAEPAPSQSPEPTGCVVIRIADNGPGISAETRDRLFDPFFTTKPVGKGTGLGLSISYQIVVQRHGGSLECESEVGKGTTFIIRIPLI from the coding sequence ATGCCAGTTCCCGACTTTGCTACGCTCGATGTGCTGCGTCAGTACAACATTTTAGACAGCACGCCCGAAGAGGGGTTTGATGGGCTGGCGCGGTTGGCAGCGCAGTTAGGAGGCGTGTCGGTGGGGCTGATCGCCTTTTTGCGAGGCGACAGTTCGGCGCTGGCAGGCGAAGACCGCTATTGGCTGAAGGCGCTGACGGGCTGGCCCGAAAACACGCCCTGCCATCCGCTGGTGTGCCTGGACAGCACGCTGGCCGCCGAAGACGGTCTGCTGGTGATAGACTTGCAGCAGGATGAGCGGTTTGTATTTGAGCCGATCACCGTGGGTACGCCTGCGGTACGTTTCTATGCTGGCGTGCCGCTGCTGAGTCCGGCGGGGGCGGCGCTGGGCGTACTGGCGGTGATGGGCTGGGAGCCGGGAAATCCATCGGAAGGGCTGATGGACGGCTTGCGGCTGCTGGCGCGACAGGTCATTGCTCAACTTGAGCTACGGCGGCGCACGGCGGCTCTGACAGAGGCGATTGCCCAGCACCACGCCGCCGAAACCGAGCAAAAGCTGCTGTTTTCCCTATCGGCCCATCTGGCCTGCGTGATGGGCGCAGACGGCTACCTCAAGCGGCTCAACCCCGCCTGGCGCAAGCTGCTGGGCTATACCGCAGCAGAACTCATGGCCAAGCCGTTCCTAGAATTTATCCATCCCGACGACTGGGAAATCACCCTCAACCACATTCAAAAAGTCGTCGCCAAAGGGAAGAAAGTCACCTTTCAAAACCGATGCCGCCACCGCGACGGCAGCTATCATCGGCTCCAGTGGCGCATTGGGCCGCTGCAAGACCGCCAGCTCTTGTGCGCCACTGCCAGCGAAGTTTCGGCAGATGCGCCGCTCGATCCCAAACCGCCGCAGTACGACTTGCTTTCTGACCTGGCCTTCGCGCTAAATCAGCACTCCATCGCCGCCGTTACCGACCCTCAGGGCAAGATCCTCTACGCCAACGATAAATTCTGCGAAATCTCCTGGTATTCTCGCGAGGAGCTAATCGGGCAAGATCATCGGCTGATTAGCTCTGGCTATCACTCGCGGGAGTTTTTCCGGGATATGTGGCAGACCATATCCTCTGGCAATGTGTGGCGCGGCGAAATTTGCAACCGGGCTAAGAACAATATCCTCTACTGGGTGGATACGACCATCGTGCCGATTCTCGATGAGACAGGCAAGCCTCAGCGTTATATCGCCCTGCGAACGGACATCACGGAGCGCAAAGAAGCAGAGCAGGAACTCAAAGCGCGATCGCACTTGGCGGAACTGGGCGCGGCCGTCGGCGTAACCCTATCCCAGGGCGGCACTGTTATTGACATCCTGAAGCGCTGCACGGCCCAACTCGTGCAGTATCTCGACGCGCACTCGGCCTACGTGTGGACGCTTAATCCCGAAACGCGGCTGCTAGAGCTACAAGCCAGCACAGGCGGTTACTCTTGCCCCAAGGAGTTTCAAAACCGCATTCCCATTGGCATTTCGGTGATTGGCTACGCTGCCCAAACGCGGCAGCCCTACCTCACCGACAACGTGCTAAATGATATGTGTATCGGCTCCAAAGACTGGCTGGAGCAAGAGCGCATAGTTGGCTTTGCGGCTTACCCGCTGGTCACAGAGGATCGCTTAATCGGGGTCATGGCGCTGTTTAGCCATCTGCCCTTTGCCCAAACGGTGCATAAAACCCTGGGCTGGATTTCCAACAGTCTCGCCGTTGCCATCGACCGGACGCTGGCGCGAGAGGAGTTGCTGAGTCGGCGGGAGGCGCTGCTGTTTCGCCTGGCCAGCCAGATTCGCGCGTCGCTGGATCTGGAGGCGATCTTGGAAACAACGGTGAGTGAGGTGTGGTCGCTGCTCCAAGTGGATCGCTGCCAGTTTCTCTGGTGTCGCTCGACGCTGGAGGCAACGCGGCTGGAGATTACTCACGAAGCCCGCAATCCGGCGCTGCTCAGCCTGCTGGGCGACTATCCGCTGGGGCCGGGGCGGGTGCTGGGTGAAAAGGTGCTGAATCTGGAAATGGTGCGGATTGCCGACGGGCGGCCCGGAGCGGTGGAACCGGGCTTGCTAGAGGTGCTGAACCGGGCCGATGCGGTGGCTCATCTGCTGATGCCCCTAGAGACGCGATCGCACAAGTTGGGGGCGATCGCCTGCTACCACAGCAGCCCCCGCGCCTGGACAGACAGCGAGGTGGAACTGCTGCAAGCCGTTGCCGACCAGGTGGCGATCGCCATTGACCAAGCGGAGTTGTATGCCCACAGCCGAGAAGCGGCGATCGCCGCCGAAGCCCAAGCCGCCCAGCTCAGCCAGACATTGCAGCACCTCCAGCAGACCCAGGCGCACCTGATCCAGTCCGAAAAAATGTCCAGCCTGGGGCAGATGGTGGCGGGCATTGCCCACGAAATCAACAATCCGGTGAATTTCATCAATGGCAATTTGGTTCACGCCAACAACTACACCAAAGACCTGCTGCATCTGTTGAATCTGTATCAAAATCACATCCCCGATCCGCCGGATGAGGTGGCTCAGGCGCTCCAGTCGATCGACCTAGACTTTATTGCCGACGATCTGCCCAAGCTGATGACCTCGATGAAAATTGGCGCAGACCGGATTCGTCAGATTGTGCTGTCGCTGCGAAACTTTTCTCGGCTCGACGAAGCAGAGAAAAAGCCCGTGGATATTCACGAAGGCATTGACAGCACGCTGTTGATCCTGCAAAATCGCCTAAAAAATCACGCCGAAGGAACAGGAATTGACGTTGAAAAAGAATACGGATCGCTGCCCAAAGTGGAATGCTATGCGGGTCAGTTAAACCAGGTGTTTATGAACATTCTGGTGAACGCGATCGACGCGCTAGAAGAGTGCCCCCCGCCACGCCGGATTACCATCTCGACCGAGTTTGTGCCGCAGCCCGCGATCGCCCTCGCACCGCCCGCCGAACCCGCACCCTCTCAGTCGCCAGAGCCAACTGGCTGCGTTGTCATTCGCATTGCCGACAACGGCCCGGGCATCTCTGCCGAAACGCGCGATCGCCTGTTTGATCCGTTCTTTACCACCAAGCCCGTTGGCAAAGGCACAGGGCTAGGGCTGTCCATCAGCTACCAGATTGTCGTGCAGCGTCACGGCGGCAGTCTGGAATGCGAATCGGAAGTGGGCAAGGGCACAACGTTTATCATTCGGATCCCGCTGATCTGA
- a CDS encoding ATP-binding protein, whose protein sequence is MILLVASYLGNLARWNLFFNIDLIFGSIAVWLVVGFYGVRWGVLAGALSGVCTYFLWGHFYAGVVFTLEALFVGVLFYGDRPTNRPNIVLLDGLFWLLIGVPLGWFFYAGVLQADPFQVQIILLKQPVNGIFNALVASLLMTYLPIHRWLNRPSAINSLAVQQTLFNLLVAFVFFPTLLLIVLASRDVVDNIRAEARADLSRVSGYAVAALRSWHQENLRSANELALQVVQYHKTDLEHLQHHLESTQRLLPDLRQVQVWNREGRLLVSSHNRSRSSNRSDEAFDEPFGKAFDAAIAPLSPYAALARQTLQPILSDVVSGSPPYVIWNFPIVRDGQVEGLITSELTLDRVESLLRQSAGDQDLDLTLIGRRQVVVLSTQGDRPPGSLLQLPENSSIEQLDEHFYQLFPDKHRPIMVRWINSSFVQEVPVDVGLPWTLEVMASAQPDMRNIQSIYSRNLALLLAIALLALLVSALVSQRMVRPLSRLAQVTTNLPDKLLAGQPIDWPDSQITELAFLVKNFRTMGKTLTQQFGAIQQALSYEALVRRITDSVRDSLDESQILQTAVQALGQELNLLCCDAALYSADQKYSTIQYEYTVALPSALGTSFAIPNEFSEVHGLLLRGESCQFCAALPHPVRPTACMMTVLAHPIWDDQGVLGDLWLFKPQGECFEEPEVRLVQQVASQCAIALRQARLYEAAQIQLKALEDLNLLKDDFLSTVSHELRTPITNIKMAINMLKLSQHNERREQYLKILEAECEREANLINDLLDLQRLASGTQALELEPISLQDWVLHIVESFQERIRNRQQTLQIEISDKLPVITSDPACLERILTELLNNACKYTPPGEKIRVAACAVGPFDCETAVMTETTAETTTETIAKATGGDRPFALKPFAAAPNLASAQNFASLYSSNSGFFVLRVCNSGVEIPTEALDHIFEKFYRVPGIDRWKQGGTGLGLALVQKMTEHLGGSIQVASAARQTCFTVVLPVAPPHQAAPQSTV, encoded by the coding sequence TTGATTTTGCTTGTCGCTAGCTATCTGGGCAATCTGGCGCGATGGAACCTGTTTTTTAACATTGACCTGATTTTTGGCTCCATTGCCGTGTGGCTGGTGGTGGGGTTTTATGGGGTTCGGTGGGGCGTGTTGGCAGGGGCGCTGAGTGGTGTTTGTACCTACTTTCTGTGGGGACATTTCTACGCGGGCGTGGTTTTTACGCTGGAGGCGCTGTTTGTGGGTGTTTTGTTTTATGGCGATCGCCCCACAAACCGTCCAAACATCGTGCTGCTGGATGGACTCTTCTGGCTGCTGATCGGGGTTCCCCTGGGCTGGTTTTTCTATGCGGGCGTGTTGCAGGCCGACCCCTTCCAGGTGCAAATCATTTTGCTCAAGCAGCCTGTGAATGGCATCTTCAATGCGCTGGTTGCCAGCCTATTGATGACCTATTTGCCCATCCACCGCTGGCTAAATCGACCCAGCGCCATCAACTCTCTCGCTGTTCAGCAAACCTTGTTTAACCTGCTGGTGGCGTTTGTCTTTTTTCCGACGCTGCTGCTGATTGTGCTTGCCAGCCGCGATGTGGTGGACAATATTCGGGCCGAAGCCCGGGCCGATCTCAGTCGGGTATCGGGCTATGCCGTGGCAGCGCTGCGGTCGTGGCATCAGGAAAATCTGCGGTCGGCGAACGAACTAGCGCTGCAAGTCGTGCAGTATCACAAGACGGATCTGGAGCATTTGCAGCACCATCTCGAATCGACCCAACGGCTGCTGCCTGATCTGCGCCAAGTGCAGGTGTGGAATCGGGAGGGGCGGCTGCTGGTTTCCAGCCACAACAGATCGCGATCGAGCAATCGGTCTGATGAAGCGTTTGATGAGCCGTTTGGTAAAGCATTCGACGCGGCGATCGCCCCACTAAGCCCCTATGCAGCCCTGGCTCGACAGACACTCCAGCCGATTCTGTCGGATGTGGTGTCTGGTTCGCCGCCCTATGTCATCTGGAATTTTCCCATTGTACGGGATGGGCAGGTTGAAGGACTAATCACCAGTGAACTGACGCTCGATCGAGTCGAGTCCCTGCTGCGACAGAGCGCTGGCGACCAGGATTTGGATCTCACGCTCATTGGGCGGCGGCAGGTAGTGGTGTTAAGTACGCAGGGCGATCGCCCACCCGGTTCGCTGCTGCAACTGCCGGAGAATAGCAGCATTGAGCAACTGGATGAGCATTTCTACCAGCTATTTCCCGACAAACACCGGCCCATCATGGTGCGCTGGATCAACTCCTCCTTTGTGCAGGAAGTGCCTGTGGATGTAGGCCTGCCCTGGACGCTGGAAGTCATGGCTTCTGCCCAGCCGGATATGCGAAATATCCAGAGCATCTACTCTCGAAATTTGGCGCTGCTGCTGGCGATCGCGCTGCTGGCGCTGCTGGTGTCGGCGCTGGTGAGCCAGCGGATGGTGCGCCCCCTGTCCCGGCTTGCCCAGGTAACGACCAATCTACCCGACAAGCTGCTGGCTGGGCAGCCCATCGACTGGCCCGACAGCCAGATCACCGAACTCGCGTTTCTGGTCAAAAACTTTAGAACGATGGGCAAAACGCTGACCCAGCAGTTTGGCGCGATTCAGCAGGCGCTGAGCTACGAAGCATTGGTCAGGCGCATTACCGACAGCGTGCGCGACAGCCTGGACGAGTCACAGATTTTGCAGACGGCGGTGCAGGCGCTGGGGCAAGAGCTAAACCTCCTCTGTTGTGATGCAGCGCTCTACAGTGCCGACCAGAAGTATTCGACAATTCAGTACGAATATACAGTTGCCCTGCCGTCGGCGCTGGGCACGAGCTTTGCCATTCCCAACGAGTTTTCTGAGGTTCATGGTTTGCTGCTGCGGGGAGAATCCTGCCAGTTTTGCGCCGCGCTGCCCCATCCAGTCCGCCCCACTGCCTGCATGATGACGGTGCTGGCCCATCCAATTTGGGACGATCAGGGCGTGTTGGGGGATCTATGGCTATTTAAGCCGCAGGGCGAATGCTTTGAGGAGCCAGAGGTGCGGCTGGTGCAGCAGGTGGCCAGCCAGTGTGCGATCGCCCTGCGGCAGGCGCGGCTATATGAAGCGGCCCAAATTCAGCTCAAGGCACTGGAAGACTTGAACCTGCTCAAGGACGATTTTCTCAGCACCGTCTCTCACGAACTGCGAACCCCGATTACCAATATTAAAATGGCGATCAATATGCTGAAACTGTCGCAGCACAACGAGCGGCGCGAGCAATATCTAAAGATTTTAGAAGCGGAGTGCGAACGTGAGGCTAATTTAATCAACGACCTGCTCGATTTACAGCGCCTCGCCTCCGGGACACAGGCCCTTGAGCTGGAACCCATCTCCCTCCAGGACTGGGTGCTGCACATTGTCGAGTCGTTTCAGGAGCGCATCCGCAACCGCCAGCAGACTTTGCAGATTGAAATTTCCGACAAGCTGCCCGTCATCACGTCCGACCCAGCCTGCCTGGAGCGCATTTTGACAGAACTGCTCAACAATGCCTGCAAATACACACCGCCCGGTGAAAAAATTCGGGTGGCTGCTTGCGCTGTCGGCCCGTTTGACTGCGAAACTGCTGTGATGACTGAAACGACGGCTGAAACGACGACTGAAACGATAGCCAAAGCGACCGGGGGCGATCGCCCGTTTGCCCTCAAGCCCTTCGCTGCTGCCCCAAATCTCGCCTCAGCGCAAAATTTCGCCTCTCTTTACTCGTCTAATTCAGGCTTTTTTGTGCTGCGTGTCTGCAACTCTGGTGTGGAAATCCCCACCGAGGCGCTAGACCATATTTTTGAGAAGTTCTATCGCGTCCCTGGCATCGACCGCTGGAAACAAGGGGGCACAGGGCTGGGGCTGGCTTTGGTGCAAAAAATGACAGAACATCTGGGTGGCAGCATTCAGGTCGCCAGTGCCGCCCGACAAACCTGTTTCACCGTCGTGCTGCCCGTTGCTCCGCCCCACCAGGCAGCCCCCCAATCCACTGTATAG
- the cphA gene encoding cyanophycin synthetase yields MKILKTQTLRGPNYWSIRYPKLVIIRLDLEDLSDRPSNEIPGFYDGLVSLLPSLVEHYCSPGCRGGFLSRVQEGTMMGHIVEHVALELQTLAGMTVGFGRTRETSTPGVYQVVIEYKNEQAGRYAARAAVRLCQSIVDTGRYPVEELEQDLNDLRELAMEAALGPSTEHIVAAAEARGIPWMPLSTRSLIQLGYGEYQKRIQASLSSGTGILGVELASDKEGTKRLLAEAGVPVPRGTTIYYLDELEQAIEDVGGFPIVIKPLDGNHGRGITIDINSMAEAEEAYDAAQAASKSHAVIVERFYRGRDHRILLVGGKVVAVAERVPAHVVGNGRSTIAELVDETNRDPRRGTGHDNVLTQIELDRAAFQMLERQGYDLDTVLPMGQVCYLKATANLSTGGIAIDRTDDIHPENRWIAERAAKIIGLDIAGLDVVTPDISKPMREVDGVIVEVNAAPGLRMHFSPSEGTPRNVGEAIIDMLFPPGTPGRVPIVAVTGTNGKTTTNRLTAHIFKQTGQIVGYTTTDGIYIGDYLVEKGDTTGPQSAQVILQDPTVQVAVLETARGGILRSGLGFNQCDVGVVLNVAADHLGIGDIDTVEQLAHLKSVVAESVGVGGYAVLNADDPLVAAMAGRVKSQVAYFAMNPDNPTVQNHVAQGGLAAIYENGYLTLVKGDWALRLMEAASVPLTMGGRAPFMIANALAASLAAFAQGVPVEAIRQGLATFQASASQTPGRMNLFNLGEFHVLLDYAHNPHSYEALGGFVRNWNGERIGVIGGPGDRRDEDFITLGRLSAAIFDRIYIKEDNDTRGRARGSAAAFIEEGIRQIQPDLKYDVILDETEAINTALDQAPKDALVVILPESVSRAMSLIDARRPISEATTLQPTPEAPPEPPRLEDNPFETGFEEFVPSVAEG; encoded by the coding sequence ATGAAGATTCTCAAGACTCAGACGTTGCGAGGCCCCAACTACTGGAGCATTCGATACCCGAAGCTGGTGATCATCCGGCTCGACCTCGAAGACCTGAGCGATCGCCCGTCTAACGAAATCCCTGGATTTTACGACGGGTTGGTATCCCTCCTGCCCAGCTTGGTCGAACACTACTGCTCACCTGGCTGCCGGGGCGGGTTCCTCAGCCGCGTCCAGGAAGGCACCATGATGGGGCATATCGTGGAACACGTCGCGCTGGAATTGCAAACGCTGGCCGGGATGACCGTCGGCTTTGGGCGCACCCGCGAGACCTCGACTCCCGGTGTTTACCAAGTTGTGATTGAGTACAAAAACGAGCAGGCGGGTCGCTACGCAGCGCGGGCGGCGGTTCGCCTTTGCCAGAGCATCGTAGACACAGGTCGCTATCCCGTTGAAGAACTGGAGCAAGACCTGAACGACCTGCGAGAACTGGCGATGGAAGCGGCGCTCGGCCCCAGTACCGAGCATATCGTCGCCGCGGCCGAGGCGCGGGGGATTCCCTGGATGCCACTCAGCACGCGATCGCTCATCCAGCTTGGCTACGGCGAATATCAGAAACGTATCCAGGCCAGCCTCAGCAGCGGCACGGGCATTTTGGGCGTAGAGCTAGCCAGCGACAAGGAAGGGACGAAGCGGCTGCTGGCCGAAGCGGGTGTTCCGGTTCCTCGTGGCACCACGATTTACTACCTGGATGAACTGGAGCAAGCCATCGAAGACGTGGGCGGGTTCCCCATCGTCATCAAGCCGCTAGACGGCAACCATGGCCGCGGCATCACCATCGACATTAACTCAATGGCAGAAGCCGAGGAAGCCTACGATGCTGCCCAAGCTGCCTCAAAATCCCATGCAGTAATTGTCGAGCGCTTCTATCGCGGGCGCGATCACCGGATCTTGCTCGTCGGTGGCAAAGTGGTGGCAGTGGCAGAGCGCGTCCCTGCTCACGTCGTTGGCAACGGTCGCTCCACCATTGCTGAACTGGTGGACGAAACCAACCGCGACCCCCGCCGGGGGACAGGACACGACAACGTGTTGACCCAGATCGAGCTAGATCGCGCTGCCTTTCAAATGCTGGAGCGCCAGGGCTATGACCTGGATACAGTGCTGCCGATGGGGCAAGTGTGCTACTTGAAGGCGACCGCAAACCTTAGCACAGGCGGCATCGCCATCGATCGCACGGACGACATCCACCCTGAAAACCGCTGGATTGCCGAACGCGCCGCCAAAATCATCGGGCTGGACATTGCCGGATTGGACGTGGTAACCCCCGACATTTCTAAACCCATGCGCGAGGTGGATGGCGTAATTGTAGAAGTCAACGCCGCGCCGGGCCTGCGGATGCACTTCTCACCCAGCGAGGGTACGCCGCGCAACGTGGGCGAAGCCATCATCGACATGCTGTTTCCGCCCGGAACGCCCGGCCGTGTGCCCATTGTGGCGGTGACGGGCACCAATGGTAAAACCACCACCAATCGCCTGACCGCCCATATTTTCAAGCAAACGGGGCAAATCGTCGGCTACACTACCACCGACGGCATCTACATTGGCGACTATCTAGTGGAAAAGGGCGACACCACAGGGCCCCAAAGCGCCCAGGTGATTTTGCAAGATCCAACGGTGCAAGTCGCGGTGCTGGAAACGGCGCGGGGCGGGATTTTGCGCTCTGGGCTGGGCTTTAACCAGTGCGATGTGGGCGTGGTGCTGAATGTGGCGGCCGACCATTTGGGTATTGGCGATATCGATACGGTGGAGCAACTGGCACACCTTAAGAGCGTCGTGGCAGAAAGCGTCGGGGTGGGCGGCTATGCTGTGCTGAATGCGGATGACCCGCTGGTGGCGGCGATGGCTGGCCGCGTCAAGTCGCAGGTGGCCTACTTTGCCATGAACCCGGACAATCCCACGGTGCAAAACCACGTCGCTCAGGGTGGACTGGCGGCAATTTATGAAAACGGCTACCTGACGCTGGTGAAAGGCGACTGGGCGCTGCGGCTGATGGAGGCGGCCAGCGTGCCCCTGACGATGGGCGGCCGTGCGCCGTTTATGATTGCCAATGCGCTGGCGGCTTCGCTGGCGGCCTTTGCCCAGGGCGTTCCGGTCGAGGCCATTCGGCAGGGGCTTGCCACCTTCCAGGCCTCTGCCAGCCAGACTCCCGGCCGCATGAATCTGTTTAATCTGGGTGAGTTTCATGTCCTGTTGGACTATGCCCACAATCCCCACAGCTATGAGGCGCTGGGCGGCTTTGTGCGGAACTGGAACGGGGAGCGGATCGGGGTGATTGGCGGACCGGGCGATCGCCGCGATGAGGACTTCATTACCCTCGGTCGGCTCTCGGCTGCCATTTTCGACCGGATTTACATCAAAGAAGACAACGACACCCGTGGACGAGCGCGGGGCAGCGCAGCTGCGTTTATCGAAGAAGGTATTCGGCAAATCCAGCCAGATCTGAAATATGACGTGATTCTGGACGAAACCGAAGCCATTAATACGGCGCTGGATCAGGCCCCCAAGGATGCGCTAGTGGTGATTCTGCCGGAGAGCGTTAGCCGTGCCATGAGCCTGATCGATGCCCGCCGACCCATTTCGGAGGCGACCACGCTCCAGCCCACCCCCGAAGCCCCACCAGAGCCGCCAAGGTTGGAAGACAATCCCTTCGAGACGGGCTTTGAAGAGTTTGTGCCCTCTGTGGCAGAGGGATAG
- a CDS encoding CP12 domain-containing protein, which translates to MLKASEVMSKEVATIRGSATVYEAVKLMKEKATRTLIVELRHSQDAYGIVTETDVVYKVVAYGLDPARVRVFEIMTKPCIVVNPDLGVEYVARLFANTGIHSAPVIQGGLLGLITLNDILTKGDFVEQPKAVLLENQLQEAIAHARQVCAAKGIDSPDCAAAWDIVEELRAEAAHQKANRTYGDITGGKSAFEQYCEENPDAPEARMYDS; encoded by the coding sequence ATGTTGAAAGCGTCTGAGGTAATGTCCAAAGAAGTAGCGACCATTCGCGGCTCAGCCACGGTCTATGAAGCCGTCAAGCTGATGAAGGAAAAGGCGACCCGGACGCTGATTGTGGAACTGCGCCACAGCCAGGATGCCTATGGCATTGTGACTGAAACGGACGTGGTGTACAAAGTCGTCGCCTACGGCCTCGACCCAGCGCGGGTGCGCGTGTTTGAAATTATGACCAAGCCCTGCATCGTGGTGAATCCTGATCTGGGTGTGGAATATGTTGCGCGGCTATTTGCCAATACGGGCATTCACAGCGCTCCGGTGATTCAGGGCGGGCTGCTGGGGCTGATTACGCTGAACGACATCCTGACCAAGGGCGACTTTGTGGAACAGCCCAAGGCCGTGCTGCTGGAAAACCAACTGCAAGAGGCGATCGCCCATGCCCGACAGGTCTGCGCCGCCAAAGGCATCGACTCGCCAGACTGCGCTGCGGCGTGGGACATTGTGGAAGAATTGCGAGCCGAAGCCGCCCACCAAAAAGCCAATCGCACCTACGGCGATATCACAGGCGGCAAGTCTGCCTTTGAGCAATACTGCGAAGAGAACCCCGACGCACCCGAAGCGCGAATGTATGATTCGTAA